One Novosphingobium sp. G106 DNA segment encodes these proteins:
- the rsmD gene encoding 16S rRNA (guanine(966)-N(2))-methyltransferase RsmD, protein MRIIAGQWRGRNIVAPQGDTTRPTADRTRETLFSMLVSRLGTFEGLTVADLFAGSGALGLEALSRGAVSAIFVEQDAPAIRALRQNIAALRAQSECDVRASSVMALGPAKAPLDLILLDPPYGSGAGAVALDKLVRLGWIGEATWISLETAADEEPRVRSLEAVADRKVGKARLTLLRLAS, encoded by the coding sequence GTGAGGATCATCGCCGGCCAATGGCGCGGTCGCAACATAGTCGCGCCGCAGGGTGACACCACCCGCCCGACCGCCGACCGCACGCGCGAGACGCTGTTCTCCATGCTGGTCAGCCGGCTCGGTACCTTCGAAGGGCTGACCGTGGCGGATCTCTTCGCCGGCTCGGGGGCGCTGGGGCTGGAGGCGCTATCGCGCGGTGCTGTCAGCGCGATCTTCGTCGAGCAGGATGCCCCCGCAATCCGTGCCCTACGCCAGAACATCGCGGCGCTGCGGGCGCAAAGCGAATGCGACGTGCGGGCGAGCTCGGTCATGGCGCTCGGGCCCGCCAAGGCGCCGCTGGACCTGATCCTGCTCGATCCGCCCTACGGCAGCGGCGCCGGCGCTGTCGCGCTCGACAAGCTGGTCCGGCTCGGCTGGATCGGCGAGGCCACCTGGATCAGCCTCGAGACCGCGGCCGACGAGGAACCGCGCGTCCGCAGCCTCGAAGCCGTGGCCGACCGCAAGGTCGGAAAGGCACGGCTCACGCTGCTGCGGTTGGCGAGCTAG